Proteins encoded within one genomic window of Etheostoma cragini isolate CJK2018 chromosome 21, CSU_Ecrag_1.0, whole genome shotgun sequence:
- the LOC117937207 gene encoding neurogenic differentiation factor 2-like: MLSRLFSEVLPDVQRLAADWVADNENDQCKDKDGEHEPCHLEDDDDDDEDLDEPLEGSSRAESEMAGDDDEDDEAEEGECDGENSGDKPKKRGPKKRKMTAARVERSKVRRMKANARERTRMHDLNSALDNLRKVVPCYSKTQKLSKIETLRLAKNYILALGEILRNGKRPDVVAYVQMLCKGLSQPTTNLVAGCLQLNTRNFLTEPCSDGARFHMPSSPFSVHPYSYRCSRISSPHYQPGSSALNVRSHSYAPGYEAVYPPGGTSPDYSSPDYEAPHSPPVCLNGGMSGRQQEPSEADRNYHYSMHYSGLTTSRPSHSIPFGPSGAPRSGGAHSENIPPFHDVHLHHDRAPPYEDLNAFFHN; this comes from the coding sequence ATGTTGAGCCGTCTGTTCAGCGAGGTCCTGCCGGACGTTCAGAGGCTCGCAGCTGATTGGGTGGCTGACAATGAGAACGACCAGTGCAAGGACAAGGACGGGGAGCACGAGCCTTGTCACCTCGaggacgacgacgacgacgacgaggACCTGGACGAGCCACTGGAAGGCAGCAGTCGGGCTGAGTCTGAGATGGCCGGCGACGATGATGAGGACGATGAGGCCGAGGAAGGGGAGTGCGACGGTGAGAACAGTGGAGACAAACCCAAGAAACGCGGCCCAAAGAAACGCAAAATGACCGCGGCGCGCGTGGAGCGCTCCAAGGTGCGTCGAATGAAGGCAAATGCGCGGGAGCGCACGCGCATGCACGACTTGAATTCTGCGCTGGACAATCTGCGCAAAGTGGTGCCATGCTACTCCAAAACCCAAAAACTCTCCAAGATAGAGACTCTGAGGCTCGCCAAGAATTATATATTAGCCCTCGGGGAGATTTTACGCAATGGGAAACGGCCAGATGTGGTGGCTTACGTGCAGATGTTGTGTAAAGGCCTGTCCCAGCCCACTACCAACCTAGTGGCGGGCTGTCTGCAGCTCAATACCAGAAACTTCCTGACTGAACCGTGTTCAGATGGAGCCCGCTTCCACATGCCCAGCTCTCCTTTCTCCGTCCATCCCTACTCCTACCGGTGTTCTCGCATCTCCAGTCCTCATTACCAGCCCGGAAGCAGTGCGCTTAACGTGCGGAGCCATTCCTACGCACCTGGATACGAGGCCGTGTACCCGCCGGGTGGGACGTCCCCTGACTATAGCAGCCCGGACTACGAGGCCCCGCACAGCCCGCCAGTCTGCCTGAATGGCGGAATGTCCGGAAGACAACAGGAGCCTTCTGAGGCAGACAGGAACTATCATTACTCTATGCATTACTCCGGACTGACCACGTCTCGGCCCAGCCACAGCATACCTTTTGGGCCCTCGGGAGCGCCGCGCAGTGGCGGCGCGCACTCGGAGAACATTCCACCTTTCCACGACGTGCACTTGCACCATGACAGGGCGCCGCCGTATGAGGATCTCAATGCTTTTTTCCACAACTGA
- the med1 gene encoding mediator of RNA polymerase II transcription subunit 1 — protein sequence MAAGPGVSMQSGSPARELSLSVQQAGNQNHADRIKFEEVTESEKQSRMVALLEKLHAKHNASRPWQETCKVVRQAMEKRGVMNAAGHQLLLTCLETLQRALKVSSLPSMTDRLESIARQNMLGSHLSPSGTECYITSDMFYVEVQLDTNGQLVDVKVAHQGENPTSCPELIQHLREKNFEEFSKHLKGLVELYKLPGDNKLKTKMYIALQSLELDLTKMMHMFRLATNANAVETILHGSVGLLTARSGGHLVSLQCYVSPYDIFEEGPGTQLNLPDGNVPRSLGVSVSVTIEGTSAVCKLPIAPLIAGSHPVDNKGTPSFSTVTNSNCVDLPACFFLKMNRPMPFSLSFIQRLGNASSIPVFESSPSLSPLCQLIVQSQRQLLEEGSSTPLPSHNMHFYSVLPDQHHCYFLNGDAPLQDGHSLQGALVSKIPFRHPAQVPLLLDIIRHQAAYNTLIGSCVKQTSIKEDSAGLLQFEVCPLTDSSFSVSFQHPVNESLVCVVMEVIDSRQVSCKLYKGLSDALICTDEFITKVVQRCMSIPVTMRAIRRKAETIQADTPALSLIAQTVEIMVKNNLPPSGSPTYNMATGDATNPMGLPGLTGGNTPTGGGPPGGPNFGGAINSLFGVSRTERQAQGGDCLTQGGVAGQQQLQQQQQTGQGHSDDYNKVTQNPILTSLLQITGSVGSSPSSQNAPQPHQTPPPTSSPASNTKSHPMLMNLLKDNPTQDFATLYGSSPLERQNSSSGSPRTESMGGTCSGVNTKGKKKRPRGTEKGGMMPGTAASGGGGGLGIKSQPGSSMSQHHHQVSHEDDFHRELLSMDVDASQNSIFDVNLTGDGLDTPHSITPAPSQCGTPPSGPSIPYSQSHVQSQQQQPPGVVPPRMVRLSSSDSIGPDITEILSDLPEQTGKSSGGSHGQHAMGSGGEDGGPLGTPIRDSSSSGQGSAVFDSADIFNTNSNENPFTDAADLIAEAAATAATPTSDSSSTNFFPDAADFNPDLLNSGHGFSQNYFDDSSPSADGDMDLVKGFGGSSQQNTPSGTPQNPTPHGQSTPEPSLKDPFDMGIVFGGGGGKPLLGQGPDMGDTHGGGSQSPLIMGLAAACADFKNSDPKVKPQQGLMRPKDENGGSGGSSSGMGSSSTEVKQVKRSRTPSSEGKSKEKPPKRKKLDPDGKSPSHSSGGRSYTPPSGGSGSGGSISGGGSKSPGSSGRSQTPPGGATPPIPKITIQIPKGTITGGKTSSHSGYTSSSSATSSTGGAGGTSSSKSHHSHSSSGKIKSKEGSSTQSNSSKPGSTGIGSGGGASQSKGSSQGMGVGKPGSSPITKHGLSGPGGNSSGIGSGNKMKPQGGKPPGSLMNPNIKPNISPSHSRSSSSGDKLSSPMKIQQSQVPGTPPSSKAKSPMGSGGGSSGGSKSSSGGGMSSQKPMGGNSGGSTSSSSSSSSGSMTFSGGSQSQYGGGGSGGGGGAGGGSGSGGGGGGSGGGSGGGAGQNNSNNPNAKGKSPSRNKKPSLTAVIDKLKSVGGGGVGEDGCEIGPPVGGTSSGSAPGGGGTGNVAGSGPSNMGPSKHASSSQSGEYKREKSDKEAKAKVSVSGGNSGDKKLLDPKTGGGSTTGLAKIIISKPDGGSPSIKAKVTLQKAGDGSGDSMRPQISSLKASPLFSGSTPKHDRSSPSHSRSPGYTPLNHDSESESGSSSVAEKSHQNSPSSDDDQTIRPLPPQDYMSSIPLSSGEKHKKHKKEKKKQKERERERDRDRERDRDKEKKKSSMSMGTSSHPIKADSWSRSPILASDSSLSMLGSERPSRPSPMYMRNEDDDLMDSALTGNL from the exons ATGGCGGCGGGGCCTGGTGTTTCTATGCAGAGCGGCAGCCCTGCGAGagaactttctctctctgttcagcAAGCAGGGAACCAGAATCATGCAGATCGGATCAAATTCGAAGAGGTAACAG AGTCAGAGAAGCAGAGTCGCATGGTTGCTTTGCTGGAGAAGCTTCATGCCAAACACAATGCTTCACGGCCATGGCAGGAGACCTGCAAAGTTGTGCGTCAGGCCATG GAGAAACGTGGTGTGATGAATGCTGCAGGACACCAGCTCCTGCTCACCTGCTTGGAAACCCTACAGAGAGCACTGAAAG tttcatcTCTGCCTTCCATGACAGATCGTCTAGAATCCATCGCTCGGCAAAACAT gCTTGGCTCTCACCTCAGCCCATCAGGGACAGAGTGTTACATCACATCAGACATGTTTTATGTGGAGGTGCAGCTGGACACTAATGGCCAGCTAGTCGACGTCAAGGTGGCTCATCAGGGAGAAAACCCAACG AGTTGTCCTGAGCTGATTCAGCATCTAAG AGAAAAGAACTTTGAAGAGTTTTCCAAACACCTGAAGGGACTGGTTGAACTATACAAGCTCCCTGGGGACAA taAGCTGAAAACCAAGATGTATATAGCACTACAGTCTTTGGAGCTTGATCTCACCAAAATGATGCACATGTTTAG GTTAGCAACCAATGCTAATGCAGTGGAGACTATTCTTCATGGCAGTGTGGGCTTGCTGACAGCCAGGAGTGGTGGCCATCTTGTTTCTCTTCAGTGTTACGTGTCCCCTTATGACATATTTGAGGAGGGACCAGGCACACAGCTCAACTTACCAGACGGAAATG TTCCACGGTCTCTGGGTGTCAGTGTTTCTGTGACAATCGAGGGAACCTCTGCCGTCTGCAAGCTCCCAATCGCCCCACTCATCGCTGGATCCCACCCAGTGGATAACAAGGG GACACCTTCCTTTTCCACTGTGACCAACTCCAACTGTGTGGACCTGCCAGCTTGTTTTTTCCTCAAGATGAACCGCCCAATGCCTTTTTCACTGTCATTTATACAGAGGCTGGGAAATGCTAGTT CGATCCCAGTGTTTGAGAGCTCCCCCAGCCTCTCACCTCTCTGCCAGTTAATTGTCCAGAGCCAACGTCAGCTCCTTGAGGAGGGCAGCTCCACGCCGCTACCATCTCACAACATGCACTTCTATTCT GTGTTGCCAGATCAGCATCACTGTTACTTCTTGAACGGTGATGCCCCATTGCAAGACGGTCACTCTCTTCAAGGAGCACTGGTGTCCAAGATCCCCTTCCGCCACCCAGCACAAGTGCCACTCTTGTTGGATATCATCCGGCACCAGGCAGCCTATAACACCTTGATTGGCAGCTGTGTGAAACAAACTTCCATCAAAGAAG ACAGTGCAGGTCTGCTGCAGTTTGAAGTATGTCCTCTTACCGACTCGAGTTTCAGCGTCTCTTTCCAGCATCCGGTCAATGAGTCATTAGTCTGTG TGGTAATGGAGGTGATTGACTCCAGACAGGTATCCTGCAAGTTATATAAAGGACTGTCGGATGCTCTGATCTGCACTGATGAATTCATCACCAAAGTGGTCCAGAG ATGCATGTCCATACCTGTAACCATGCGAGCCATTCGGAGGAAAGCTGAGACCATCCAGGCAGACACTCCAGCCCTCTCACTAATTGCACAGACAGTGGAGATCATGGTGAAGAATAACCTGCCGCCTTCTGGTAGTCCTACCTACAACATGGCAACAGGCGATGCAACTAACCCTATGGGACTGCCTGGGCTCACAGGGGGCAACACACCTACCGGAGGAGGACCCCCTGGTGGACCTAATTTTGGAGGTGCAATTAATTCTCTGTTTGGGGTTTCCAGAACAGAGAGGCAAGCCCAAGGAGGAGATTGCCTAACTCAAGGAGGGGTGGCTGGCCAGCAACAgttgcagcaacaacagcagacTGGTCAAGGCCATTCAGATGACTACAACAAAGTCACTCAGAATCCCATACTGACAAGTCTTTTACAAATAACTGGAAGTGTGGGCTCAAGTCCcagctcccagaatgcaccacAACCCCACCAAACTCCACCCCCAACATCCTCTCCTGCCAGCAACACCAAGAGTCATCCTATGTTGATGAACTTATTGAAAGACAACCCCACACAAGATTTTGCCACTCTGTATGGTTCTAGTCCATTAGAGAGGCAGAATTCTTCATCTGGCTCCCCACGTACTGAGAGCATGGGTGGAACATGCTCTGGGGTTAACacaaaagggaagaagaagcGCCCAAGGGGGACAGAAAAGGGTGGCATGATGCCTGGAACTGCTGCaagtggtggaggtggtggtttAGGCATAAAATCACAACCGGGATCTTCAATGTCGCAGCACCACCATCAAGTCTCGCATGAGGATGACTTCCACCGTGAACTCCTCTCTATGGATGTGGACGCATCTCAAAATTCTATCTTTGATGTTAACCTGACTGGTGATGGCCTAGACACGCCCCATAGCATCACTCCGGCACCTAGCCAATGTGGAACACCGCCCTCTGGCCCCAGCATACCTTATTCACAGTCTCATGTCCAGTCTCAGCAACAGCAACCACCAGGTGTTGTACCACCTCGTATGGTCCGCCTCTCTAGCTCTGATAGCATCGGACCTGATATCACAGAAATCTTGTCAGATTTGCCCGAGCAGACAGGCAAAAGCAGTGGTGGGAGCCATGGGCAGCATGCTATGGGCAGTGGTGGGGAGGATGGAGGCCCCCTAGGTACTCCAATCCGTGACTCCTCCAGCTCCGGGCAGGGCAGCGCAGTGTTTGACTCAGCTGACATTTTTAACACCAACAGCAATGAGAATCCTTTTACTGATGCTGCTGACCTGATTGCTGAGGCAGCTGCAACTGCTGCCACGCCCACCAGTGATTCTTCTTCCACCAACTTCTTTCCTGATGCTGCTGACTTCAACCCTGACCTCCTAAACTCAGGCCATGGCTTCTCTCAGAACTACTTTGATGACAGCTCTCCAAGTGCAGATGGAGACATGGACCTGGTTAAGGGTTTTGGGGGAAGTAGCCAGCAAAACACCCCATCAGGAACACCACAGAATCCCACTCCACATGGGCAGAGTACCCCAGAGCCGTCACTGAAGGACCCTTTTGATATGGGGATAGTTtttggaggtggtggtggtaaaCCCCTTCTGGGGCAAGGTCCTGATATGGGAGACACACATGGTGGGGGGTCACAAAGCCCCCTAATAATGGGCCTTGCAGCGGCATGTGCTGATTTTAAAAATTCTGATCCCAAAGTTAAACCACAACAGGGACTCATGCGACCAAAGGATGAAAATGGGGGTAGCGGAGGGAGCAGTTCTGGCATGGGGAGCAGTTCAACAGAGGTCAAACAGGTCAAACGCAGCAGGACACCATCTAGTGAGGGAAAGTCTAAAGAGAAGCCTCCCAAACGCAAAAAGCTTGACCCTGATGGGAAGTCTCCCTCTCACAGCTCAGGGGGACGTTCATACACACCTCCTAGTGGTGGCTCAGGCTCTGGGGGAAGCATAAGTGGAGGAGGCTCCAAGTCTCCTGGTAGCTCAGGACGTTCACAAACGCCTCCCGGGGGGGCCACACCTCCAATTCCCAAAATCACTATTCAGATCCCAAAAGGGACCATAACCGGGGGCAAAACTTCATCCCATAGTGGATACACCTCTAGCAGCTCAGCCACAAGCAGCACAGGTGGAGCAGGGGGAACGAGCAGCAGCAAAAGCCATCATTCTCACTCATCTTCTGGGAAGATCAAGTCCAAAGAAGGCTCCTCAACACAAAGCAACAGCTCCAAGCCAGGTAGTACAGGAATAGGGAGTGGAGGTGGGGCATCCCAGTCAAAAGGCTCCTCCCAAGGAATGGGTGTTGGCAAACCAGGATCCTCCCCAATCACCAAACATGGGCTATCTGGGCCTGGAGGTAATAGTAGTGGAATTGGAAGTGGTAATAAGATGAAGCCTCAGGGGGGCAAGCCTCCTGGGTCTCTTATGAACCCCAACATAAAGCCTAACATCTCCCCATCTCACTCCCGCTCTAGTAGCTCTGGTGACAAATTGTCTTCCCCTATGAAAATTCAGCAGTCACAGGTTCCAGGAACACCTCCTTCTTCCAAGGCTAAATCGCCAATGGGCTCCGGAGGTGGCAGCTCTGGAGGGTCCAAGTCTTCTTCTGGTGGAGGCATGAGTTCCCAAAAGCCAATGGGTGGGAACTCTGGAGGTTCCACTTCATCCagctcctcctcatcctctggTTCCATGACCTTCTCAGGGGGTTCCCAGTCTCAGTATGGGGGTGGtggaagtggaggaggaggaggtgcaggAGGAGGTAGTGGaagtggaggtggtggtggaggaagcGGGGGTGGAAGTGGTGGAGGGGCTGGACAGAACAATTCAAACAACCCCAATGCCAAAGGGAAGTCTCCCAGTCGAAACAAGAAACCCTCTCTTACGGCGGTCATAGACAAACTGAAGAGTGtaggtggaggaggagtgggggaGGATGGTTGTGAGATAGGGCCACCAGTAGGGGGAACAAGTTCAGGATCTGCTCCTGGTGGTGGTGGTACTGGAAATGTTGCTGGCAGTGGACCTTCAAACATGGGACCTTCCAAGCATGCCTCATCTTCCCAAAGTGGCGAGTATAAGCGGGAAAAGTCTGATAAAGAGGCAAAGGCAAAAGTGTCTGTTTCTGGTGGGAACAGTGGGGATAAAAAGCTGTTGGACCCAAAAACAGGAGGGGGGAGTACGACCGGTCTGGCCAAAATTATCATTAGCAAACCTGATGGTGGCTCACCAAGCATCAAGGCTAAAGTGACCCTCCAGAAAGCTGGTGATGGATCTGGTGACTCCATGCGTCCCCAAATTTCTAGCCTCAAAGCTTCCCCCCTCTTCAGCGGCTCTACTCCCAAGCATGATCGCTCCTCCCCGAGCCACAGCCGCTCACCAGGATACACCCCACTCAACCACGACAGCGAGAGCGAGTCGGGCAGTAGCTCAGTGGCCGAGAAGTCCCACCAGAACAGCCCCAGCTCGGACGACGACCAGACCATCCGCCCGCTTCCCCCTCAGGACTACATGAGTTCCATTCCTCTCAGCTCAGGGGAGAAGCACAAGAAGCacaagaaggagaagaaaaagcagaaagagagggaaCGAGAGAGGGACCGAGACCGAGAACGGGAtagggacaaagagaaaaagaagtcaTCAATGTCCATGGGGACATCCTCACATCCAATAAAAGCAGACAGTTGGTCCCGATCACCCATCTTAGCTTCAGACTCATCTTTGTCCATGCTGGGTTCAGAGCGTCCATCGCGGCCCAGTCCAATGTATATGAGGAATGAAGATGATGACCTCATGGACTCAGCCCTCACTGGCAacctttaa